A DNA window from Setaria viridis chromosome 2, Setaria_viridis_v4.0, whole genome shotgun sequence contains the following coding sequences:
- the LOC117842522 gene encoding transcription factor bHLH30, which translates to MWDGGVEHGSQQEAAPHQLLPWLGAAPFSSEQAVAGLGAMGAYACDGVGAVGGLGHGGVFGFGFDAVQQQQQQRAAEGGGGGKAVVSGLLGSLQAELGRMTAREMMDAKALAASRSHSEAERRRRQRINGHLARLRSLLPNTTKTDKASLLAEVLDHVKELKRQTSAMMVAAAAASVAGDDDEGAGPAQLLPTEADELAVDAAADRAGRLVVRASLCCEDRPDLIPDIVRALAALRMRARRAEITTLGGRVRSVLLITAVEGADDKGDGDGRAASHRRHECIASVQEALRGVMDRRTADSDTSSTGGGGGGSIKRQRMNYAAQEQCSV; encoded by the exons ATGTGGGATGGAGGCGTGGAGCACGGGAGCCAACAGGAGGCCGCGCCGCACCAGCTGCTCCCGTGGCTCGGCGCGGCGCCTTTCTCCTCCGAGCAGGCCGTGGCGGGCCTCGGCGCCATGGGAGCCTACGCCtgcgacggcgtcggcgccgtcgGTGGGCTCGGGCACGGCGGGGTGTTCGGCTTCGGCTTTGACgcggtgcagcagcagcagcagcagcgcgcggcggagggaggcggcggcggcaaggcggTCGTGTCGGGGCTCCTGGGGAGCCTGCAGGCGGAGCTGGGGCGGATGACGGCGCGGGAGATGATGGACGCCAAGGCGCTGGCGGCGTCGCGGAGCCACAGCGAGGccgagcgccggcgccggcagcggatCAATGGCCACCTCGCCAGGCTCCGCAGCCTCCTCCCCAACACCACCAAG ACGGACAAGGCGTCGCTGCTGGCCGAGGTGCTGGACCACGTCAAGGAGCTGAAGCGGCAGACCTCGGCGATgatggtggccgccgccgctgcttccGTTgccggagacgacgacgagggcgcCGGGCCGGCGCAGCTCCTGCCGACGGAGGCCGACGAGCTGGCCGTGGACGCGGCGGCCGACAGGGCCGGGCGGCTCGTGGTGCGCGCGTCGCTCTGCTGCGAGGACCGCCCGGACCTCATCCCGGACATCGTCCGGGCGCTCGCCGCGCTGCGGATGCGCGCGCGCCGGGCCGAGATCACCACGCTGGGCGGACGCGTCCGGAGCGTGCTCCTCATCACCGCGGTCGAGGGGGCGGACGACaagggcgacggcgacgggcgcgccgCGTCGCACCGGAGGCACGAGTGCATCGCGTCGGTGCAGGAGGCCCTGCGCGGCGTCATGGACCGCAGGACGGCCGATAGCGACACGTCGTCcaccggcggaggaggtggcgggagCATCAAGAGGCAGCGCATGAACTACGCCGCACAGGAGCAGTGCTCGGTGTAG